The genomic DNA AATCATTGTATTTACCTTCTTTATATGCAATAAATAACATCTGCTTACAACAAAGTTTTGAAGTTTTGGGTAGATATATgcacaaaaaaatctaacatgGAGTCTTCTTTAGCTTGTTCTTCAACAGCATAATTTCGTAAATGCATAAGTCTCTACAAATCACTTCCATTCTGACATGCTGTCACAAATCCTGACTGTAAACTTACATATCTAAAGAAGAAAACAATGATTTTCACCAAAGAAATCATGGATTCTAGAAACGGTAGTGAGACTCTGTGGGATCAAGCTAGGTATTTGGGTTGACAGTAACAAATACATGATTAACAAGTAACAACAACATTTAACTTGTTGATTCAAGCCGTGTGCGTATAATGACTACTTAATTAcaatttccaatttaattaGGTCTTGTGTATGTGTGCGTATCGCGCCATTTTCCCTTCCAAGCTTCAAGGACCGATGTTAACAGCGGTAATCTTTACATTCCCGTATCACAGTGCATGGACAAGCagatataggtacctacttataaacttttaagatattatttggATATcctatgaaaataattatgaagtAGGATGGAAGTCATGAAGATATTATTTGCTGTTTTTTATGTGAGAAAAAATTCTACATAGACTTTTTCTGTTTCGGGGAGTGTGCCGGACACCTAAAATCACCGCAGTGCTTAAGCTCTACAAAAAGGGGGCAAGGCGGAAACGCTTCCGTAGACTAACTTCCTACCGTAACTGCATAGGTATAACATTTGATTGAAAACAAGaatgtttctttaaatttaGATCCTTAAAATTCAATTACCTTGCCAAAAATACACAATCGCTTTCACGATATGAAAAAGATTGTTCAAAATTGTAGACAGATAATTTAGTACGgctaactaaaataatatctatcGATGGCCAATAGTGTCAATGAAAAGAATGCTCTTTCTTATAATTAGTATCAAGACATTACATAATCAGATATCTATAACAATATGTTCATTCTGTGTAAGTAACGGCAAGCTGCCAAGTAAGCACACCCACGGTCTCACACCCAACATAGAAACTGCGCTCATTCCCTTTAAAAATTACGTTGGTTGGCTGACTTTGAGTGACGTGCAGTTTGCTGACGTTGACCTATGTAGGTACGAAGACGGTAGGTAGGTAAAGTAGTTGCTAAGcacctacttgttttgtttagcAGTCATCCCGATCACTGGAATAGTGACATCTGTGACTAAAAACCGCTCACCGCATAATTCCGCTTCATCATTCTGCCGTCCTTTCGGTAGCTCTCaagttttgaaaaatttaaggataattggaaaatatttctAGAATAGGTAAGTACATAAGCAATGACCTATGCTTCAAAtgattttaccaaaaaaaaaaatcaacttaattGCACTTCggtttttataatgatttttacCCGCAATctaatatttgatatttactATTTAGGTAGGTAAAGTACATTTATTACTTAGAAATCAGAATTAAGGGCTGTCCAGCTTAGGTGAGCGTCAAGGTAAACCGGCGTGGCTGCGCAGCGCCACGGAGTCTGGTGCGGCCAGAGCCGCCCCCCCTCCCCCCGCCTTCAGCTGCGCGCCGCTCCCCAAAGCACCTACCTGACATGCTGCCCACGCAAGCGATCGGCCTACGCGCCTTTGCTATGTTCATAAGTGTCTACGCATGATGCATAATAATGAGTAACCTAAGCGTGATTCGAGCGTAAAAGATGCCTAATCAATGTTGACAGGCGTCGTTAGGTTTACCTTATACAATAGTAAAATGATTTTCGTTCTACGAAAGTAAGATGACGAACCAAACTCCATATTGCATTCTTCTTTAAGTCCAAATTTAATATGAGTAGGCCGTATTGTCACAGATTACTAAAGAGTTCTTACTTCGTAATTATTGTGCCCAAGTCACAATTACCTATGTACCTATAATACAATATTGCAcagaaacttgtttttttttaacgaaatcaAGCTACCTACCTAACCTTGCTTCTTGTTATCCTACGTAAACACCTATAACACACTGTTTACTTAACATAAAGTAATCACGTTCTATGTAAGCCGGCCTTTCCCGCTATCTAGTCAATATGAACAGATACATCAGTCGGTAACTAAAATAGCAATTAAAGGACTTGGCAAGTTGGTGCGTCTTATCTATACCTTGAGGTCAGGAGGTGTGCatctcattataataatgagtTATCGTGCGGATAGTGGATCCGCGATGAAGCAGGCTGGCGGTGGCGCGATGGCGGCTCGCAAGTGAGTCAACACCGCGGTGCCGCGATCGTGATACCGCTCACGTTCGTCGCCACGATCACTACCTTACGGCTTCTTGTCAACCTATAGCCGTTACATATGTATTTGATGTCTTAGAAACCGAACGTCTGACAAAATCTCAACATTGGACCTGTTTCTAACGTTACATAATTTGTAACAAATTCTGAGCAACAACAGTAAAAGATCGAATTATTCCGCACATTTATATCCTACACGCAACAGGAAAACAAAGAGCACAATAACTTTCCTTCAttgaaaatctaattattttgatgtcatCATTTTTCAAATAAGCATTTGATTATTTGATAAGAAAGTCGCCATAGTTAATTTTGCGTCAACGATtacttttcaaagaaaatatgcaTATTCCGTTGGAGTTGTGGATACTTTTTATTTGGTTTAGTAAGTGCTGAGAGTTAACaataatttgtagttttatctcaatttcatttcatattattattgcgtGTATTTGATGCAGGTGCAGTCAAGGCGATGGGTCAGACCCATTTGAAATTTTCTCAAAACCCAGCTCCAGATGGGCACAGGTTGTATTACATTAAACAttcctatttaattaaaacgattaGAGAATACAGATCAATTTCGTCTGTCAGGTCATAAGGTTAACATTGTGAATTTAATGTTACCGGTGTGGTTGTCACTGGGTGGTGATAAGAAATTAATGACGTTAACTTACAAAGTCATGCAGCATGTATTTTTTAGCTACAAGGCAAATGTACTTATGATCGTCGAAAACTAAAGAATATAGTACCTACCTTGTACCTGTTGTAGAAGTCAAAAATGTGGTCCATTAAAGTTACTtgctttaataaataacgaGTAGATTTGGATATATGTACTAGTGATATCTAATTACTGACGGTTCGAATCCATATGCCAGTAGATAATGTCATCACAATAGTAATGGAACATTGTCTCATCTCGCAGGTGCGGTGTTTGTCCTACGTACTTCCAGAAGATATGCGCATTTGACATGCTGTCGAACTCCACGTTTATATTTGACAACCACTGTGTAATGGATCTGTACAACTGCATAGAAGGATCAGGTTCGTTTTCTACATGTATAACTAGATCAGCAACCAGTCGGTTACAGCAGCGAAAAGTACCTTACcatcattttttaaaacaaggcCACAATTACTTTTTTCTTACTCTGCTTCTGAAATCTTTACCAATAAGAATGATGTTTATATCGACTAAAAACGCCTACCGCTCTAAGCCGCGTAACTGTCTCGTTTTAAAATATGTCCCGATATCCGTTTATCAATTTGAATCAACTTCCTTTCTCAAACAATTGACCTGTCTTATTTTACAAAGAATTTACGTCTTCCAGCATTCGTTCCTATGCGGTATGATAAGTGCCTCTTCTTTGGTAATTTCGGCTACGTTCACGGATACAAGTATGAAGACATGGACTACGGAGAGGACCACGTTGTAGTCAAGCATTCACAAAAGAACCCAGACTTCATCAGATAACtatgtttattgaaaatataaaacaaatcctAGTTCCGTTTTGAAAGTCTACAActtatttaagcatttttaaaaataaacaaaattatctatttCGATTTAGATTTACAAAGGCTTGATAAGAAACAAGTATTCTGACATTTACATATTTCAGGGTTCACTATCACAATACTTTCACAATGGCGTAAAAGTTTTCTTAATCAATTAATCCACTTCTATGAAAATCGCTGCTTAATCGAGAATAAGGGTTGTCGTCACGTCTCCAGCAAGTTGTACCGATATGCGATAGGTAAACCCAGAGGATAGGATATAATTCTCATTCAGAATCGAAAACGAAAGAACTtcagatttttgtaaaaatttggttttaaatgaGAGCCCCCAAACATAAAGAGATAATATTGATTTCATGACAATTTTTCGAAGTAGTCACTTCGAAAAAAGTTATGGAAATCAAGTCACGTCGAATAATTTAAGGCATAGAATTGTAGAAAATACTCTTCCTTATCCCGTTTTATAGTAGGTACAAAGTCTGTAGATGTGTGTCAACCTAAGTATGGGACGGTGGCTATGGGCTATGTGACAGCCATGTGGCCGAGCCTCTTGTAGTCTATTTTGTCGAGCTGCACGAGCGGCCGGAGCTGGTCGGCGAAGGCGCGCATGTCCTCGGCAATGGCGTCCTGGCCTTGCGGGGCTAGAACCTGAAAGAATACAATATTGAAGATTAAATTATAGTGTTACCAGCGAAAATATTCTAGACCAAGGTTTCGTATAATAGACAGTCATTCAATTAttccttaattttatttgtgaagcTCATAGATACGAGATATGACAAATATGACATGGTCCAGGTGATCACATTTCATATTAATCAGAATGATCTCATTTAAGTATAAGAGCGATGAAAAACTGATACTAACAGATAACTCAACCAGATAACTCTGAGATATAGGTTCCGGGGGCATTGACCCTTGAGATATCTTAAACACCTTCGCCACTGTTATCTTCATGCGGCCTTTTCTGAACATGTAACCTGAAAAGAAAATAGATAATTCAATTCATGCAACTAATATTCACTTTCTGGTGTTATTATCACTTTAAACGAAATTTGAGGAACTCTTTAGGTGTTCATTTCAACTAACTTATGAACTTCTATGACCATAAATATCTAATACCTAATTTTTGGAGTTGAAATTTTTGGTTGTGACCAATGTAAAAGCAATCTAAATTAATGTGTGTCTTTGTTAAGTTACTAGTTGCTAAACAAGCAACAAACCAGACACAAGTATTCTTTAACTGTATTTGTGTAGTAACATTGTGAGGatgattcaaaattaaaagatgGAAAGGTGACACCTTTTATGTATAGTTTAGCAGGttcaaaaattgaaacaaaaattacctttaacactatattcaaattcaattctaCAGCCAAGTTCATTGAGGAAATCTATGAGCATGCCACTGCAAGCTATATCCAAACTAGACCTCACTACAGTGGGTCTGTTCTTGTCACCCAGGTCTGGTTGACCTATGTACCGGAGTTGGTATGGCATATCACGGCAGTCCAAGGCTTTCCTTACTCGCAGCATTAACGGAGCAGCctgaaataatgtttaaaattacaaacaataagTCATAGATTAAGTCTGCATGATACAGACTCAACATTtcctttattttcattgttacaTGTGTCTTACCTGTTGATTTGGATCTCGTAAACTAAAGCATACTTCTTGATCATCAAATGTCTCTGGGCCAGCGTCCACATTATCGCACAAACCGCGAAGGCGATGTAGTAGAACTTCTACAGCTGAATCTAGGACTGAACCCTGAAAAGAGCAAATTACAGCTGTGAATTTTAGCTTGTTTATCTAAACATTCTgaaaagtcatattttttttatgtacctgCAATAAGTACTCCTGATTCGGGATTATGTTAGCTTTTAGAGCTTGTGATAAGCTGTCTGTAGCAGTTATAGGGGCTGCATTAGCTGCAGACATTTTTCTGTGTGCCCTAGGTAAACACTTGTAGATCAATTCTATTTaagaaactattaatttaacacaa from Trichoplusia ni isolate ovarian cell line Hi5 chromosome 4, tn1, whole genome shotgun sequence includes the following:
- the LOC113492524 gene encoding uncharacterized protein LOC113492524 translates to MHIPLELWILFIWFSAVKAMGQTHLKFSQNPAPDGHRCGVCPTYFQKICAFDMLSNSTFIFDNHCVMDLYNCIEGSAFVPMRYDKCLFFGNFGYVHGYKYEDMDYGEDHVVVKHSQKNPDFIR
- the LOC113492523 gene encoding mediator of RNA polymerase II transcription subunit 18; translated protein: MSAANAAPITATDSLSQALKANIIPNQEYLLQGSVLDSAVEVLLHRLRGLCDNVDAGPETFDDQEVCFSLRDPNQQAAPLMLRVRKALDCRDMPYQLRYIGQPDLGDKNRPTVVRSSLDIACSGMLIDFLNELGCRIEFEYSVKGYMFRKGRMKITVAKVFKISQGSMPPEPISQSYLVELSVLAPQGQDAIAEDMRAFADQLRPLVQLDKIDYKRLGHMAVT